From a region of the Hymenobacter jejuensis genome:
- a CDS encoding T9SS type A sorting domain-containing protein produces the protein MKHFVLTVSAVLCFFIAKAQVPTNSFAVTSACPAADNNPSVLQKINVGGSLTPIGTVSEGGTPLMINALGFDVANQNVLYGMNVVIPTSFTDLNTPPNLYSISLTNAAATRLGPVTPPPAPAPTFGFFTSSIGFSQTFNFIGDGDRNSNYYVGAVTLRYSFPTSDILNLPSPSGVVSEVKLYVGVISLAGISSASPPAPVWHQLNTSDPATAAVISNYTTQVQTFIRSNGTTAVPDGGIQDWVYIPSTGNLVSYLGIEDKLLTISNPAVLPVATTTTPTTPIPTAQNIGAMFTDRFENVYAVDADGGTIYKIDHVFGNFSGESYGAVFGCSRGDAVSFAGALPLPVELTSFTAQSKLNRVALAWTTASEKDAASFVVERSTDGTKWQPVVTVAATNSSTGHRYTAQDEAPVPGRSYYRLAMLDQDGTVTYSSVQPVDCAAVSARIATLYPNPTQAGFRMLLTAPTTEPSRVQIVNSTGQVVWQENVASGTSTMQVQNVGLPAGLYYVRFSDKAQSQKLVITAK, from the coding sequence ATGAAACACTTTGTACTTACTGTGTCGGCGGTTTTGTGTTTTTTCATAGCGAAAGCGCAGGTCCCCACCAACAGTTTCGCGGTTACCTCGGCGTGCCCCGCCGCCGATAATAACCCGTCAGTGTTGCAAAAAATCAACGTGGGCGGTTCGCTCACGCCTATCGGCACCGTTTCGGAGGGCGGTACACCGCTGATGATCAACGCCTTGGGCTTTGACGTTGCAAATCAGAATGTGTTGTACGGCATGAACGTAGTCATTCCTACTTCTTTTACCGACCTCAACACACCGCCAAATTTGTACAGCATCAGTCTGACCAACGCGGCGGCCACCAGGCTGGGTCCCGTGACGCCGCCGCCGGCGCCGGCACCCACGTTTGGGTTTTTCACTTCCTCAATTGGCTTTTCACAAACCTTTAATTTCATCGGCGACGGCGACCGCAACTCCAATTACTATGTAGGCGCCGTTACGCTGCGCTATAGCTTTCCGACGTCCGATATACTCAACTTACCTTCGCCCTCGGGCGTTGTATCGGAGGTTAAGCTGTACGTAGGCGTGATTTCGTTGGCCGGCATTTCCTCCGCAAGTCCGCCTGCGCCGGTGTGGCACCAATTGAACACCTCCGATCCTGCTACAGCCGCTGTTATCAGCAATTATACTACTCAAGTTCAGACATTTATAAGAAGCAACGGCACTACTGCCGTGCCTGACGGGGGCATCCAGGACTGGGTGTATATCCCGAGTACAGGCAACCTGGTGAGCTACCTCGGCATAGAGGATAAGCTGCTGACCATTAGCAACCCCGCTGTGTTGCCGGTGGCTACCACCACCACTCCGACCACCCCTATCCCGACGGCCCAGAACATTGGGGCCATGTTCACCGACCGCTTTGAGAATGTGTACGCCGTGGATGCGGATGGCGGTACGATTTACAAGATCGATCACGTATTCGGCAACTTCTCGGGCGAGTCGTACGGGGCGGTGTTTGGCTGCTCGCGGGGCGACGCCGTGAGCTTTGCGGGTGCCCTCCCCTTGCCGGTGGAGCTGACCAGCTTTACGGCCCAAAGCAAGCTCAATCGGGTAGCGCTGGCCTGGACGACGGCTTCGGAGAAAGACGCGGCCTCGTTTGTGGTGGAGCGTAGCACCGACGGTACGAAATGGCAACCCGTGGTGACCGTGGCCGCAACCAACTCCAGCACCGGCCATCGCTACACCGCGCAGGACGAGGCGCCCGTGCCGGGCCGCAGCTATTATCGCTTGGCCATGCTCGACCAGGATGGCACCGTCACATATTCGTCGGTGCAGCCCGTCGATTGCGCGGCCGTGAGTGCCCGCATTGCGACCCTCTACCCCAACCCGACGCAGGCCGGCTTTCGCATGCTGCTTACGGCACCTACCACGGAGCCCAGCCGCGTCCAGATCGTGAACAGCACGGGCCAAGTGGTGTGGCAGGAAAACGTAGCCAGCGGCACCAGTACCATGCAGGTACAGAACGTGGGCCTGCCAGCGGGCCTGTATTATGTGCGTTTCAGCGACAAAGCGCAATCGCAAAAGTTGGTAATCACGGCTAAGTAG
- a CDS encoding BLUF domain-containing protein — MSSAVQQMTDDELKELLLRAQANNQALGVTGLLLYSNGSIMQILEGQESVVQALYEKLLTDPRHTGVIKVADKAIEERSFAGWSMGFQPVAPEEFAQLVGYVDPDSIDFRNSGIGAADALLLQTLLSFVVTNDQQTDEAKG; from the coding sequence ATGAGTTCTGCCGTGCAGCAGATGACTGACGACGAGTTGAAAGAATTGCTGCTGCGCGCGCAGGCCAACAACCAGGCCTTGGGCGTCACGGGCTTGTTGCTGTATAGCAATGGCAGCATCATGCAAATCCTTGAAGGCCAAGAGAGTGTGGTGCAGGCGCTGTATGAGAAGCTGCTAACCGATCCGCGGCATACTGGCGTCATCAAAGTAGCCGACAAAGCCATTGAGGAGCGCAGCTTCGCGGGCTGGTCGATGGGGTTTCAGCCGGTTGCCCCCGAGGAATTCGCGCAGCTAGTCGGGTACGTGGACCCTGACAGCATTGATTTTAGGAACTCAGGCATCGGTGCCGCCGACGCACTGCTGCTGCAAACGCTGCTCTCTTTCGTCGTAACCAATGATCAGCAGACGGATGAGGCAAAAGGGTAG
- a CDS encoding mechanosensitive ion channel family protein, protein MRSILSDLPERFQDPLYTVSIVVGSLLVGLLIKVVLATIIRGYTRREGYLLTQSITRHLSRPSSYFIPVLVLSFALPLAPLAPKPFEVMRRVVEASLTITFAWCLVKVVNVIEDLITHHYQIESGDNLRVRKLFTQLQFVRKLAVSLIIFIAAALVLMSFATVRKIGTGLLTSAGIASVIIGFAAQRSISNLLAGFQLAFTQPIRIDDVLVVEGEWGRVEEITFTYVVLRIWDQRRLVLPLNYFIEKPFQNWTRTSSQLLGTVFLYTDYTIPVEAVRDELQLIVRASTLWDQRTCVLQVTDSKEHTLELRALVSAGNSSEAFDLRCEVREKLVAFVQQKYPECLPKTRAVVEAKDQPFSLPNANVDKS, encoded by the coding sequence ATGCGCTCCATTCTTTCCGACCTGCCCGAAAGGTTTCAGGACCCGTTGTATACCGTGTCAATCGTGGTCGGGAGCCTGCTGGTGGGCTTGCTGATCAAAGTGGTATTGGCCACTATCATAAGGGGTTACACCCGGCGCGAAGGGTACCTGCTGACGCAGTCCATTACGAGGCATCTGAGTCGGCCCAGCAGCTATTTCATCCCGGTGCTGGTGTTGTCGTTTGCGTTGCCGCTGGCGCCGCTGGCACCCAAGCCCTTCGAGGTGATGCGGCGCGTAGTGGAAGCCAGCCTGACCATCACGTTTGCCTGGTGCCTGGTGAAGGTGGTCAACGTCATCGAGGACTTAATCACGCACCACTACCAGATCGAGAGCGGCGACAATTTGCGGGTACGCAAACTCTTTACCCAATTGCAGTTTGTGCGCAAGCTGGCCGTTTCGCTGATCATTTTCATCGCTGCGGCCCTGGTGCTGATGAGTTTTGCCACGGTGCGCAAAATCGGGACGGGCCTGCTCACCTCGGCCGGAATTGCCAGCGTCATCATTGGTTTTGCGGCCCAGCGCTCCATCAGCAACCTGCTGGCGGGCTTCCAACTCGCCTTCACCCAGCCCATTCGCATCGACGACGTGCTGGTGGTTGAGGGCGAATGGGGCCGCGTGGAGGAAATCACATTCACCTACGTCGTGCTGCGCATCTGGGACCAACGCCGCCTCGTATTGCCCCTGAACTACTTCATCGAAAAGCCCTTTCAGAACTGGACGCGCACTTCGTCGCAGCTGCTGGGCACGGTGTTCCTCTACACCGATTACACCATTCCCGTCGAAGCAGTACGCGACGAACTCCAGCTCATTGTCAGGGCCAGCACCCTCTGGGACCAACGCACCTGTGTGCTACAAGTCACTGACTCTAAAGAACATACCCTAGAGTTACGCGCCCTAGTTAGCGCCGGAAACTCCAGCGAAGCCTTCGACCTGCGTTGTGAAGTACGCGAAAAGCTGGTGGCCTTTGTGCAGCAAAAATATCCGGAGTGCTTGCCCAAAACGCGCGCCGTAGTCGAGGCCAAAGACCAACCGTTCAGCCTACCCAACGCTAACGTCGATAAATCATAA
- a CDS encoding GNAT family N-acetyltransferase gives MSFVVRRAEVSDIPAMHVVRMAVRENQLRTPGLVTEQHYREMLIERGVGWVAESAGRIVGFAVMDAVAQSVWALFVEPDWEQRGVGSALHSALLTWCAERGLPRLTLSTAPGTRAEQFYLAKGWEPKGSTKSGEVLFEMVL, from the coding sequence ATGTCTTTCGTCGTGCGTCGTGCTGAGGTCTCCGACATTCCGGCGATGCACGTTGTGCGGATGGCGGTGCGCGAAAACCAGCTCCGGACGCCTGGCCTTGTTACCGAGCAGCACTACCGCGAAATGCTAATCGAACGCGGGGTCGGCTGGGTAGCCGAAAGCGCCGGGCGCATCGTAGGGTTTGCGGTAATGGATGCCGTGGCGCAAAGCGTGTGGGCGCTGTTCGTGGAGCCCGATTGGGAACAGCGCGGCGTTGGCTCGGCGTTGCACAGTGCGTTGCTCACGTGGTGTGCCGAGCGTGGGTTGCCGCGCCTGACCTTAAGCACGGCTCCGGGCACCCGCGCCGAGCAGTTTTATCTGGCGAAAGGGTGGGAGCCAAAAGGCTCGACCAAAAGCGGCGAAGTATTATTTGAGATGGTTTTATAA
- a CDS encoding SDR family oxidoreductase, giving the protein MNLAANTILITGGASGIGLALAERFVKAGSEVVVCGRRADKLLEAQQKVPGLHTRVCDVAEVADRVALLEWVKANFPRLNVLVNNAGIQRRTQLAQNDEPWENHRQEITINVDAPIHLAMLFLPHLQQQQNPAIINVTSGLAFVPAAFVPIYSATKAALHSFTLSLRHQLANTPVQVLEVVPPAVDTDLGGPGLHTFGVPVDEFADSVMQRLANGETEVGYGFSEKSRLASRQEADAIFQQMNNR; this is encoded by the coding sequence ATGAATTTAGCAGCAAACACCATTTTAATCACCGGCGGAGCGTCCGGCATCGGACTGGCTTTGGCCGAGCGTTTTGTGAAGGCCGGCAGCGAAGTAGTCGTGTGTGGCCGCCGCGCCGATAAGCTGCTGGAAGCCCAGCAAAAAGTGCCCGGTCTGCACACCCGCGTCTGCGACGTGGCCGAGGTAGCCGACCGCGTGGCGTTGCTGGAATGGGTAAAAGCTAACTTTCCGCGGCTGAATGTGCTGGTCAACAATGCTGGCATTCAGCGCCGTACGCAGCTGGCGCAAAACGACGAGCCGTGGGAGAATCACCGACAGGAAATTACCATCAACGTCGACGCGCCCATTCACCTGGCGATGCTGTTTCTGCCGCATCTGCAACAGCAGCAAAATCCGGCCATCATCAACGTGACGTCGGGGTTGGCGTTCGTGCCGGCGGCGTTTGTGCCCATTTATAGCGCTACCAAAGCGGCGTTGCACTCGTTCACGTTGTCGTTACGGCACCAGTTGGCCAACACGCCCGTGCAAGTGCTCGAAGTTGTGCCGCCGGCCGTTGACACCGACCTTGGCGGACCCGGTTTGCACACCTTCGGCGTGCCTGTCGACGAGTTTGCCGACTCCGTTATGCAGCGCCTTGCCAACGGCGAAACGGAGGTTGGCTACGGCTTCTCGGAGAAGTCCCGGTTGGCCTCTCGGCAGGAAGCCGATGCGATTTTTCAGCAGATGAACAACCGGTAA
- the ctlX gene encoding citrulline utilization hydrolase CtlX, whose amino-acid sequence MQSASTVFLVRPVRFAFNAETAQSNYFQHAMAGLTDAAVQERAFAEFDAAVTTLQAKGVRVLVFDDTPEPPKPDAVFPNNWLTLHPDGTVLLYPMCAPNRRPERRSDILAALRKQFIIKEVVDFSARELEGKFLEGTGSILFDHVYGVAYACLSPRTDGALFAEVANRLNYRPIAFHAYDHGGHEIYHTNVMMCIGARFAVVCLESITDARERAAVTASLTATKHEIIEISLAQVAQFAGNMLTLQPANGPEMLVMSQSAFDVLTASQREMLGRYCELVTLSIPTIETIGGGSARCMLAEVFLPGV is encoded by the coding sequence GTGCAATCTGCGAGCACCGTATTTCTTGTCCGGCCCGTCCGGTTTGCTTTCAACGCCGAAACCGCGCAATCCAACTATTTTCAACATGCCATGGCCGGGCTAACCGATGCGGCCGTGCAGGAGCGGGCCTTTGCCGAATTCGATGCCGCCGTGACGACATTACAGGCGAAAGGCGTGCGGGTGCTGGTGTTCGACGACACGCCGGAGCCGCCCAAACCTGACGCCGTGTTTCCAAACAACTGGCTTACGCTGCACCCCGATGGCACAGTGCTGCTCTATCCGATGTGCGCCCCCAACCGCCGCCCCGAGCGTCGCTCCGATATTCTGGCTGCGTTGCGTAAGCAGTTTATTATCAAGGAGGTAGTTGACTTTTCGGCGCGTGAGCTAGAGGGGAAATTTCTGGAAGGCACGGGCAGTATCCTCTTCGATCACGTGTATGGCGTAGCCTACGCGTGCCTGTCGCCGCGCACCGACGGGGCCTTGTTTGCCGAAGTTGCCAACCGGCTAAACTACCGGCCCATCGCTTTCCACGCCTACGACCACGGCGGCCACGAAATCTATCATACCAACGTGATGATGTGCATTGGGGCCCGGTTTGCGGTGGTGTGCCTGGAAAGCATCACCGACGCCCGCGAACGCGCCGCCGTGACCGCCTCCCTGACGGCTACCAAACACGAAATCATCGAGATTTCGCTGGCGCAGGTGGCGCAGTTTGCCGGCAACATGCTTACGTTGCAGCCCGCCAACGGCCCGGAGATGCTGGTCATGTCGCAAAGTGCGTTCGATGTCCTCACGGCGAGCCAAAGAGAGATGCTCGGCCGCTATTGTGAGCTGGTAACGCTGTCCATCCCCACCATCGAAACCATTGGGGGCGGCAGTGCACGGTGCATGTTGGCGGAAGTGTTTCTGCCCGGCGTCTGA
- a CDS encoding ion transporter, producing MEIRPRHTDPAWKRAAYSVIFESDTPAGRAFDVALLVAIVLSVAAVMLESVRSIDLRYGQYLRGVEWFFTGLFLIEYAARLLVVRRPMTYALSLLGIIDFLAIVPTLATLLLASSRYLLVIRTLRLLRVFRIFKLGRFVGEGEFIADALKASRYKILVFLTAVFTLVVVMGTMMYVVEGGQNGFTSIPKSIYWAIVTLTTVGYGDISPVTVLGQALASLLMIMGYAIIAVPTGIVSAQMAMPRPLAGPAPTAPVYKQVICHVC from the coding sequence ATGGAAATTCGTCCCCGACATACCGATCCGGCCTGGAAGCGTGCCGCTTATAGCGTCATCTTTGAATCGGACACGCCGGCGGGCCGGGCTTTCGACGTGGCGTTGCTCGTGGCCATTGTGCTGAGCGTGGCCGCCGTTATGCTGGAAAGCGTGCGCAGTATCGACTTGCGCTACGGGCAGTACCTGCGCGGGGTCGAGTGGTTTTTTACCGGGCTTTTCCTCATCGAATACGCAGCCCGGCTGTTGGTCGTGCGCCGGCCGATGACCTACGCCCTGAGCCTATTGGGCATCATCGATTTTCTGGCCATTGTGCCCACGCTGGCTACGCTGCTGCTGGCGAGCAGCCGTTACTTGCTGGTTATCCGCACGTTACGGTTGCTGCGGGTATTTCGAATTTTCAAACTGGGCCGGTTTGTGGGCGAAGGCGAATTCATTGCCGATGCTCTGAAAGCCAGCCGCTACAAGATCCTGGTGTTCCTGACTGCCGTTTTCACCCTAGTCGTCGTCATGGGCACGATGATGTACGTGGTCGAGGGCGGGCAAAATGGCTTCACCAGCATTCCAAAAAGCATTTATTGGGCCATCGTAACGCTAACTACGGTAGGCTACGGCGACATTTCGCCCGTCACGGTGCTGGGCCAAGCGTTGGCCTCGCTGCTGATGATTATGGGCTATGCCATCATTGCCGTGCCCACCGGCATCGTGTCGGCCCAAATGGCCATGCCCCGACCTTTAGCCGGCCCCGCGCCCACTGCGCCTGTCTACAAGCAGGTTATCTGCCACGTATGCTAA
- a CDS encoding DUF937 domain-containing protein codes for MSLNLLDKVTSSFKGEPVRLAIATVGGSEAGVENALGRAIPLVLDSFIDLAQQPGGTEVLWSMTREAKDAGILPNLGKLISTNSARLRRGTELMQSLLDDRYASTVEAIARAAGLTSAGVSKLLGITVPVTLGVLGSYIAEQNLSAAGLGRWLQSQKNNVVNGLAPEIGASPPWATNAAANFKPVVRDFGDQPDYPIGKSKSSFRAMRWPALVAVIIAIVGVAYALGRRDSQVVEKEPIIVYETAPTSPTVQPVNRITAAAPAPKPAPVSASSKKKLAAVRWSKPQAIRGSFRVLPARAYFYDEPKTMPSNGRYLAKGDVIVAEQESNGFLKTRYLNANKEPVAAWLKIEDLEKVAPYKAKALPAKPKPSFAQAAPVVSAKNPVATASKNAFDSAGVTGTSAVTHAPKTAVIQTDTAYFFTGADLMHQRKAFCIKGDRITLGEVTDDAIFATFVNWKKQKTSGWMSKDALGY; via the coding sequence ATGTCTCTTAACCTTCTCGATAAGGTAACATCCTCCTTCAAAGGCGAGCCGGTGCGCTTGGCCATTGCCACGGTGGGCGGGAGCGAAGCAGGCGTGGAAAATGCGTTGGGCAGAGCCATTCCGCTGGTCCTGGATAGCTTCATCGATTTGGCGCAGCAGCCCGGTGGCACCGAAGTGCTCTGGAGCATGACCCGCGAGGCCAAGGACGCCGGTATTCTTCCGAATCTGGGCAAGCTCATCAGCACCAACAGTGCCCGCCTACGGCGCGGTACCGAGCTGATGCAGAGCTTGTTGGATGACCGTTACGCCAGCACAGTCGAGGCCATTGCCCGCGCGGCCGGCCTCACCTCTGCGGGCGTGAGCAAGCTGCTGGGCATTACGGTGCCCGTTACGTTGGGCGTGTTGGGGAGCTACATTGCCGAGCAAAACCTGAGCGCGGCCGGCCTAGGCCGGTGGTTGCAAAGTCAGAAGAATAACGTAGTCAATGGGTTAGCGCCCGAAATCGGCGCCTCGCCACCCTGGGCTACTAACGCTGCTGCCAATTTCAAACCCGTTGTTAGGGATTTTGGTGACCAGCCTGATTATCCGATCGGCAAGTCGAAATCAAGCTTCCGCGCCATGCGGTGGCCGGCCTTGGTTGCGGTGATTATAGCGATTGTAGGCGTGGCGTATGCGCTGGGTCGTCGTGATAGTCAAGTGGTTGAAAAAGAGCCAATTATAGTTTACGAAACGGCGCCGACTTCCCCCACGGTCCAGCCCGTAAACCGTATAACGGCGGCGGCCCCTGCGCCAAAGCCGGCTCCGGTTTCTGCCAGTAGCAAGAAGAAGCTTGCCGCGGTCCGGTGGAGCAAGCCGCAAGCCATTCGCGGATCGTTTCGGGTGCTGCCGGCGCGCGCTTACTTCTACGACGAGCCCAAAACCATGCCTTCTAACGGTCGGTACCTGGCCAAAGGCGACGTGATCGTGGCCGAGCAAGAAAGCAACGGCTTTCTCAAAACGCGCTACCTAAACGCGAATAAGGAGCCCGTAGCCGCATGGCTGAAAATCGAAGATTTGGAGAAAGTCGCGCCGTACAAAGCAAAAGCGCTGCCTGCCAAGCCGAAACCCAGTTTCGCCCAAGCCGCGCCTGTTGTTTCAGCCAAAAATCCGGTGGCAACGGCTTCGAAAAACGCCTTCGATTCGGCAGGGGTGACTGGTACGTCAGCCGTTACCCACGCGCCCAAAACAGCAGTTATTCAGACAGATACGGCGTATTTCTTTACCGGCGCCGACCTAATGCATCAGCGCAAGGCCTTCTGCATCAAAGGCGACCGAATTACGCTGGGCGAGGTCACGGACGATGCCATTTTTGCAACGTTCGTCAACTGGAAAAAGCAAAAAACTTCCGGCTGGATGAGCAAAGACGCGCTGGGTTACTAA
- a CDS encoding DUF1624 domain-containing protein, translated as MPHVSMQSPLPSAATRAVLPRVQAIDIVRGLVMIVMALDHIREFWSPTAVRPEDVAHASILLFFSRWITHFCAPTFVFLSGTSIYLYAQKQPSQSRVSWFLLTRGLWLVVLELVVINFLLQWGSYQLLLLQVIWAIGWSMVLLAALLWLPRWVLAVLSFVIIVGHNALPDFQPITPDNAIWALLHHSPFLLPVGSLPPFLVAYSVGPWLGVMLAGYLIGPWFRLPLPQRKQRLWAAGAGLLLLFVALRATNWYGDPSPWSVQDRGLIYTVLSFINITKYPPSLLFLSLTLGVALLLLGSVETATSRLSQWLRTFGQVPFFYYLMHLLLISVGALIWSALAFGKPFNFSFATPKDWPAGYQPSLLRAYVVWLAVVLLLYLPCRWYQRYKQQHSHWWLSYL; from the coding sequence ATGCCACACGTTTCGATGCAGTCGCCGCTTCCTTCTGCTGCTACCCGAGCAGTTTTGCCGCGGGTGCAGGCCATTGACATCGTGCGGGGGCTGGTGATGATCGTGATGGCGCTCGATCACATCCGCGAGTTCTGGAGCCCCACTGCAGTTCGCCCCGAAGACGTGGCCCACGCCTCCATTTTGCTGTTTTTCAGCCGCTGGATAACGCATTTCTGCGCGCCCACTTTCGTATTTCTCTCAGGGACAAGCATTTATCTATACGCTCAAAAACAACCTTCCCAGTCGCGAGTAAGTTGGTTTTTGCTTACACGGGGGTTGTGGCTGGTAGTGCTGGAACTCGTGGTGATCAATTTTTTGCTGCAATGGGGGAGCTACCAGCTGCTGCTGCTGCAAGTGATCTGGGCCATCGGCTGGTCGATGGTGTTGCTGGCCGCCTTGCTCTGGCTGCCGCGGTGGGTACTGGCCGTGCTGTCGTTCGTGATTATTGTTGGCCATAACGCGCTGCCTGATTTTCAGCCCATTACGCCTGATAATGCCATCTGGGCACTGTTGCACCACAGTCCGTTTTTGCTGCCCGTTGGGTCTTTGCCGCCTTTTCTGGTTGCCTACTCGGTGGGGCCGTGGCTGGGCGTAATGCTCGCCGGCTACCTGATCGGGCCGTGGTTTCGGTTGCCGCTGCCGCAGCGAAAACAACGGCTGTGGGCCGCCGGCGCAGGGCTGCTTCTGCTGTTCGTGGCGCTGCGGGCCACCAATTGGTACGGCGACCCGTCGCCGTGGAGTGTTCAGGATAGAGGCTTGATATACACCGTGTTGTCTTTTATTAACATCACGAAGTATCCGCCGTCGCTGCTGTTTTTATCGCTGACGCTGGGCGTGGCTTTGCTGTTGCTCGGAAGCGTGGAGACCGCCACCAGCCGGCTGAGCCAGTGGCTGCGCACCTTCGGGCAGGTGCCGTTTTTCTATTACCTGATGCACTTGCTGCTGATCAGCGTCGGCGCCCTGATCTGGTCTGCTCTGGCGTTCGGAAAGCCCTTCAATTTTTCGTTCGCCACGCCCAAAGACTGGCCGGCCGGTTACCAGCCTAGCTTGCTGCGCGCCTACGTGGTGTGGCTGGCTGTAGTGTTGCTGCTGTACCTGCCTTGTCGCTGGTATCAGCGTTATAAACAGCAACATAGCCATTGGTGGCTGTCGTATTTGTAA
- a CDS encoding serine aminopeptidase domain-containing protein: MNLNAPLVLSVSLLIAGCAARTQKANQTAPTTVASALALNTTKLDLVDHARNRVIPVVLYSADSQIVDNKVNKPASKLALLNHGYGGQNTAYSFIAQNLVAHGYVVASIQHELPTDAPMATTGNLFEIRKPVWERGVQNMLFVLQEMQRRQPKLHYDQLLIVGHSNGGDMAMLFVQEHPELVQKLISLDNRRMPLPRTRKPQILTLRSSDQVADPGVLPSPAEQQTFGIQVVNLRYTQHNDMWDGATAAQKQEMNKIISSFLEN, encoded by the coding sequence ATGAATTTAAACGCTCCCCTAGTGCTTAGCGTGAGCTTGCTCATCGCCGGCTGCGCCGCACGCACTCAAAAGGCCAATCAGACTGCACCGACTACGGTTGCCAGCGCGTTAGCGCTAAACACCACAAAGCTGGATCTGGTGGATCATGCCCGAAATCGGGTAATACCGGTGGTTTTGTATAGTGCTGATAGTCAAATAGTTGATAATAAAGTAAACAAGCCGGCTTCCAAGCTCGCTTTGCTTAATCACGGGTACGGCGGGCAGAATACGGCCTATTCGTTTATTGCCCAAAACTTGGTGGCGCACGGCTATGTAGTAGCCAGCATTCAGCACGAGTTGCCTACCGATGCGCCCATGGCCACAACGGGAAACCTGTTTGAAATCCGCAAGCCCGTCTGGGAGCGGGGCGTGCAGAACATGCTGTTTGTGCTTCAGGAAATGCAGCGGCGGCAGCCCAAGCTACATTACGATCAGTTGCTTATCGTCGGCCACTCCAACGGCGGCGACATGGCGATGCTGTTTGTCCAAGAGCACCCGGAACTGGTGCAAAAACTAATCTCGCTCGACAACCGCCGCATGCCGTTGCCCCGCACCCGTAAGCCCCAAATCCTCACCCTCCGGTCGAGCGACCAAGTGGCGGACCCCGGCGTGTTGCCCAGCCCCGCAGAGCAACAGACTTTCGGCATACAAGTCGTGAACCTGCGCTATACCCAGCACAACGACATGTGGGATGGCGCCACGGCCGCCCAAAAGCAGGAAATGAATAAAATTATCTCTAGCTTTTTGGAAAATTAA
- a CDS encoding metallophosphoesterase family protein, translating into MRFLPCWRALFLTGAMLPMFFIQVAVSQRFAAIGDYGYAGMPERDVAELVKSWNPEFIITLGDNNYEQGLASTIDTNIGQYYHQFIAPYRGSYGPGAAVNQFFPSLGNHDTYTKNGEAYLRYFSLPGNGRYYDFVRGQVHFFVLNSTPDEPDGTSSVSTQAKWLKARLAASKAIWKVVYFHHPPYSSGVHGSTPNMRWPFQAWGASLVVSGHDHHYERLQAGGLVYCVNGLSGRSIYGLTEPLKESQVLYNADYGAMLFDATSESLRFRFYTRARQLIDSYILWRPAPQLFPLYPTPFSKKAHLKLTLPSEEAVKIRLLDAVGHQIAVLYEGRLRAGQHELHWSRGRLAAGTYFVQLLSGRFQPIVRALVL; encoded by the coding sequence ATGCGATTTCTTCCTTGCTGGCGGGCCCTGTTCCTGACGGGCGCGATGCTCCCGATGTTTTTTATTCAAGTGGCTGTTTCACAGCGGTTTGCGGCTATTGGCGATTATGGCTACGCCGGAATGCCGGAGCGCGACGTGGCCGAGCTGGTAAAAAGCTGGAACCCCGAGTTCATCATCACCCTCGGCGACAACAATTACGAGCAAGGCCTGGCCAGCACCATCGACACGAACATCGGGCAGTATTACCACCAGTTTATTGCGCCGTACCGGGGTAGCTATGGGCCCGGAGCGGCTGTCAATCAGTTCTTTCCCTCGCTCGGCAACCACGATACCTACACCAAGAACGGGGAGGCATACCTGCGTTATTTTTCGTTGCCCGGCAACGGCCGCTACTACGACTTCGTGCGCGGACAAGTCCATTTTTTCGTGCTAAACAGCACCCCCGACGAGCCCGACGGTACCAGCAGCGTTTCGACGCAGGCCAAGTGGCTGAAAGCGCGGCTCGCGGCTTCGAAGGCCATTTGGAAAGTGGTTTATTTTCATCATCCGCCTTACTCGTCGGGGGTGCACGGCAGCACCCCCAACATGCGCTGGCCGTTTCAGGCCTGGGGTGCGTCGTTGGTGGTTTCGGGCCACGATCACCACTACGAGCGGCTGCAGGCCGGGGGCCTCGTGTACTGCGTAAACGGCCTGAGCGGGCGCAGCATCTACGGCCTGACCGAGCCTCTGAAAGAAAGCCAGGTGCTTTACAACGCCGACTACGGTGCAATGCTCTTCGATGCCACTTCCGAGAGCCTGCGTTTCCGCTTTTATACCCGCGCCCGGCAGCTGATCGATTCGTATATCTTGTGGCGGCCCGCCCCGCAGCTGTTCCCGTTGTATCCGACGCCTTTCAGCAAAAAGGCGCATCTGAAGCTCACGTTGCCCAGCGAGGAGGCCGTCAAAATTCGGCTGCTCGATGCTGTAGGCCACCAGATCGCCGTGCTCTACGAGGGCCGCCTGCGTGCCGGGCAGCACGAGCTGCACTGGTCGCGCGGACGGCTGGCTGCCGGAACGTATTTTGTGCAACTGCTAAGCGGCCGCTTCCAGCCCATCGTGCGGGCCTTGGTGCTTTGA